One Prunus dulcis chromosome 8, ALMONDv2, whole genome shotgun sequence DNA window includes the following coding sequences:
- the LOC117637776 gene encoding GEM-like protein 2 produces MSGQFDGAANANYNSSSSNNPYVQYSPVPMTNSATKRPMDNMLESLSQCGKRVEVATKRAEAIADSVWHHLRMSHSLTEAAMARLNQGTKVLTGGGKEKVFQQEFENLAGEKLLHSYACYLSTSHGPVIGMLYISNKRLAFCSDFCHYLSPGNPNFMHYKVVVQLDQLGTVNPSANRWKPSEKYIHIVTRDGYEFWFMGFISYDKALKNLSRVLQN; encoded by the exons ATGAGTGGTCAGTTTGACGGCGCTGCCAACGCCAATtacaacagcagcagcagcaacaatcCTTATGTCCAATATTCCCCTGTTCCCATGACGAATTCTGCTACCAAGC GTCCGATGGATAATATGCTCGAGTCACTGAGCCAGTGCGGTAAAAGGGTTGAAGTTGCAACCAAAAGAGCAGAGGCCATTGCAGACAGTGTTTGGCACCACC TTAGAATGAGTCATAGTTTGACAGAAGCAGCCATGGCAAGGCTCAATCAAGGGACAAAGGTGCTTACAGGAggagggaaagaaaaagttttCCAGCAAGAATTTGAGAACCTGGCAGGAGAGAAGCTCTTGCATTCATATGCTTGCTATCTGTCAACTTCTCATGGACCTGTAATTGGGATGCTCTACATCTCCAACAAAAGACTAGCCTTTTGCAGTGATTTCTGCCACTATTTGTCCCCAGGGAACCCAAATTTCATGCACTACAAG GTGGTGGTGCAGCTAGATCAATTAGGAACAGTCAATCCATCAGCAAACAGATGGAAGCCTTCAGAGAAATATATACACATTGTCACAAGGGATGGTTATGAATTCTGGTTCATGGGGTTCATATCCTATGACAAGGCCCTCAAGAATCTAAGCCGAGTTCTACAGAATTAG
- the LOC117612102 gene encoding uncharacterized protein LOC117612102, producing MAGFVRTTTKRVTYPLDDKVRARLVGGYSSELSIYDVSSGSEHSGDGDSPCLSELVHDFLQDDSSETRFPDNETDSDRVDSASDAKAMDSILRSAAVSGNEDSFAKLLRSHVSEAMEAFSCLRSGNKSALRRSVMSFLRARGHNAAICKTNWSSSGSITAGSYEFIDVVCAQSSSPMWQSRYFVDLDFAAQFEIARPTSQYSRLLQLLPRDFVGSSEDVKRIVRVMSDAVKRSLRSRELSVPPWRKNRYMQNKWFGPYKRTVNPLTEKSFSISSTVFAPVSGAKCRRVGFDDPVSESSVNGRLYVRT from the coding sequence ATGGCGGGTTTTGTAAGAACCACAACAAAGAGAGTCACTTACCCTCTCGACGACAAGGTCAGGGCACGCCTCGTCGGCGGCTACAGCTCCGAGCTCAGCATCTACGACGTCAGCAGCGGAAGCGAGCATTCCGGCGACGGCGACTCCCCCTGCCTCTCCGAGCTCGTCCACGATTTCCTCCAGGACGACTCGTCCGAGACTCGGTTTCCGGACAACGAGACTGACTCGGACCGAGTCGACTCGGCCTCCGACGCGAAAGCGATGGACTCTATTCTCAGATCCGCGGCTGTTAGCGGAAATGAGGACTCCTTTGCGAAGCTGCTCCGCTCTCACGTTTCCGAGGCGATGGAGGCGTTCTCGTGCCTGAGATCCGGCAACAAGTCAGCTCTGCGACGGAGCGTGATGTCGTTTTTGAGAGCCCGGGGGCACAATGCGGCGATCTGCAAGACCAATTGGAGCTCCTCCGGCAGCATCACCGCCGGGAGCTACGAGTTCATCGACGTGGTTTGCGCCCAATCGAGCTCCCCCATGTGGCAGAGCCGGTACTTCGTGGACCTCGACTTCGCCGCCCAGTTCGAAATCGCTAGGCCGACGAGCCAGTACTCGCGGCTGTTGCAGCTACTGCCGAGAGACTTCGTCGGCAGCTCGGAGGACGTGAAGCGAATCGTCCGAGTCATGAGCGACGCCGTCAAGAGGTCGCTGAGAAGCAGAGAGCTCTCCGTGCCTCCGTGGAGGAAAAACCGTTACATGCAGAACAAGTGGTTCGGTCCGTACAAACGGACAGTTAACCCGTTGACGGAGAAATCGTTTTCAATATCCTCCACCGTTTTCGCTCCGGTCTCTGGTGCGAAATGCCGTCGGGTTGGGTTCGACGACCCCGTTTCTGAATCCAGCGTCAACGGCCGTCTCTACGTCCGTACGTAG